A region of Streptomyces sp. R44 DNA encodes the following proteins:
- a CDS encoding DivIVA domain-containing protein codes for MPLTPEDVRNKQFTTVRLREGYDEDEVDAFLDEVEAELTRLLRENEDLRAKLAAATRAAAQNQQQGMRKPPEPQDRPVGPGAPVPAAISGPPAQQQQPQMGPPQLPSGAPALPPGPMQGGPMQGGPMGPGPMQGGPMQGGPMGPGPMQGGPMGHPQQQMQPQMQQPQQGPGGDSAARVLSLAQQTADQAIAEARSEANKIVGEARSRAEGLERDARAKADALERDAQEKHRVAMGSLESARATLERKVEDLRGFEREYRTRLKSYLESQLRQLETQADDSLAPPRTPATASLPPAPSMASAGASAPSYGGNGAMGGAPSMGGAPSYGGQQQMSPAMTQPMAPVRPQAPQPMQQAPAPMRGFLIDEDDN; via the coding sequence ATGCCGCTGACCCCCGAGGACGTGCGGAACAAGCAGTTCACGACCGTCCGCCTTCGAGAAGGCTATGACGAGGACGAGGTCGATGCCTTCCTCGACGAGGTCGAAGCCGAACTGACCCGCCTGCTCCGCGAGAACGAGGACCTGCGCGCCAAGCTGGCCGCCGCGACGCGTGCCGCCGCGCAGAACCAGCAGCAGGGCATGCGCAAGCCCCCGGAGCCGCAGGATCGTCCCGTCGGTCCCGGCGCGCCGGTGCCCGCCGCCATATCCGGACCGCCGGCCCAGCAGCAGCAGCCGCAGATGGGTCCGCCGCAGCTGCCGTCCGGTGCCCCCGCGCTTCCCCCCGGCCCCATGCAGGGTGGCCCCATGCAGGGCGGGCCCATGGGCCCCGGCCCGATGCAGGGCGGCCCCATGCAGGGCGGTCCGATGGGTCCCGGCCCGATGCAGGGCGGCCCCATGGGTCACCCGCAGCAGCAGATGCAGCCGCAGATGCAGCAGCCGCAGCAGGGCCCCGGTGGCGACAGTGCCGCGCGTGTCCTCTCGCTCGCCCAGCAGACCGCCGACCAGGCGATCGCCGAGGCGCGCTCCGAGGCCAACAAGATCGTCGGCGAGGCGCGCTCCCGCGCCGAGGGCCTGGAGCGGGACGCCCGCGCCAAGGCGGACGCTCTTGAGCGGGACGCGCAGGAGAAGCACCGCGTCGCGATGGGCTCCCTGGAGTCCGCCCGCGCCACGCTGGAGCGCAAGGTCGAGGACCTGCGCGGCTTCGAGCGCGAGTACCGCACGCGTCTGAAGTCCTACCTGGAGTCCCAGCTGCGTCAGCTGGAGACCCAGGCGGACGACTCGCTGGCCCCGCCGCGCACCCCGGCCACGGCCTCGCTGCCGCCGGCCCCGTCGATGGCCTCGGCGGGCGCGAGCGCGCCGTCCTACGGCGGCAACGGCGCGATGGGCGGTGCGCCGTCCATGGGCGGTGCCCCGTCCTACGGCGGCCAGCAGCAGATGTCCCCGGCCATGACCCAGCCGATGGCTCCGGTCCGGCCGCAGGCGCCCCAGCCGATGCAGCAGGCGCCGGCGCCGATGCGGGGCTTCCTGATCGACGAGGACGACAACTGA
- a CDS encoding YggT family protein — protein MGVALQVVYIVLMCFLVLLIVRLVMDYVFQFARSWQPGKAMVVVLEATYTVTDPPLKLLRRLIPPLRLGGVALDLSFFVLMIIVYILISIVSSFAR, from the coding sequence ATGGGCGTCGCACTACAGGTGGTCTACATCGTGCTGATGTGCTTCCTCGTCCTCCTGATCGTCCGGCTTGTCATGGACTACGTCTTCCAGTTCGCCCGTTCATGGCAACCCGGTAAGGCGATGGTGGTCGTCCTTGAGGCCACCTACACTGTCACCGATCCACCGCTCAAGCTTCTGCGGCGACTCATCCCGCCGCTGCGTCTCGGGGGCGTGGCACTCGACCTGTCCTTCTTCGTTCTGATGATCATCGTCTACATCCTGATCTCCATCGTGAGCAGCTTCGCGAGGTGA
- a CDS encoding cell division protein SepF: protein MAGAMRKMAVYLGLVEDDGYDGRGFDPDDDFEPELEPEPERDRRHTPPRQVEREEPVRMVQPPAPREPIAHSVPVLAESGRPARIAPVASITPERPSLEKNAPVIMPKVVSEREPYRITTLHPRTYNEARTIGEHFREGTPVIMNLTEMDDTDAKRLVDFAAGLVFGLHGSIERVTQKVFLLSPANVDVTAEDKARIAEGGFFNQS, encoded by the coding sequence ATGGCCGGCGCGATGCGCAAGATGGCGGTCTACCTCGGCCTCGTGGAGGACGATGGGTACGACGGCCGGGGCTTCGACCCCGACGACGACTTCGAACCCGAGCTGGAGCCGGAGCCCGAGCGCGACCGGCGCCACACCCCCCCGCGTCAGGTGGAGCGCGAGGAGCCGGTGCGAATGGTGCAGCCCCCGGCTCCCCGGGAGCCGATTGCCCATTCTGTCCCGGTGCTCGCCGAAAGCGGACGTCCGGCCCGAATTGCCCCCGTGGCATCCATCACACCCGAACGTCCGAGCCTGGAGAAGAACGCACCGGTGATCATGCCCAAGGTCGTGTCCGAGCGGGAGCCGTACCGCATCACCACGCTGCACCCGCGGACCTACAACGAGGCCCGTACCATCGGGGAACACTTCCGTGAGGGCACCCCGGTGATCATGAACCTCACGGAGATGGACGACACGGACGCGAAGCGACTTGTCGACTTTGCCGCCGGACTCGTCTTCGGGCTCCATGGCAGCATTGAGCGCGTGACGCAGAAGGTGTTCCTGTTGTCGCCTGCTAACGTCGATGTCACGGCGGAGGACAAGGCCCGGATCGCAGAGGGCGGATTCTTCAACCAGAGCTGA
- a CDS encoding YggS family pyridoxal phosphate-dependent enzyme, with protein MTDRTSELAANLAQVEERIAAACAAAGRAREEVTLIVVTKTYPASDVRLLHELGVRHVAENRDQDAAPKAAACADLDLTWHFVGQLQTNKVRSVVGYADVVQSVDRLKLVSALSAAAEKEGRELGCLIQVALDAESGERGDRGGVAPDGIEELAAAVDAAPGLRLAGLMTVAPLAGEYAGRQRAAFDRLMDLSTVLRATRPAANMVSAGMSADLEEAVAAGATHVRVGTAVLGVRPKLG; from the coding sequence ATGACGGACCGCACGTCGGAACTCGCCGCGAACCTGGCCCAGGTGGAGGAGCGCATCGCCGCCGCGTGCGCCGCCGCGGGGCGCGCGCGGGAGGAGGTGACCCTGATCGTGGTCACCAAGACCTACCCCGCCAGCGACGTCAGACTCCTGCACGAGCTCGGGGTGCGGCACGTCGCCGAGAACCGGGACCAGGACGCCGCGCCCAAGGCGGCCGCCTGTGCGGACCTCGACCTGACCTGGCACTTCGTCGGCCAGTTGCAGACCAACAAGGTCAGATCCGTGGTGGGTTATGCCGATGTGGTGCAGTCTGTCGACCGCTTGAAGCTCGTTTCCGCCCTGTCCGCGGCCGCGGAGAAGGAGGGCCGCGAGCTCGGCTGTCTGATCCAGGTCGCGCTCGACGCCGAATCCGGCGAGCGGGGCGACCGCGGCGGTGTCGCGCCGGACGGGATCGAGGAGTTGGCCGCGGCGGTGGACGCCGCGCCCGGGCTGCGACTCGCCGGGCTGATGACCGTCGCCCCGCTCGCCGGGGAGTACGCGGGGCGGCAACGCGCCGCCTTCGACCGGCTGATGGATTTGTCGACTGTCCTGCGCGCGACCCGTCCGGCTGCGAACATGGTGTCAGCAGGGATGAGTGCGGACCTCGAGGAGGCCGTCGCTGCCGGGGCGACACACGTACGCGTCGGTACGGCGGTACTCGGTGTCCGCCCGAAGCTCGGGTAA
- the pgeF gene encoding peptidoglycan editing factor PgeF has protein sequence MIGHRFDANGAHFAFTDRWGGVSAVPYEELNLGGAVGDEPAAVLANRAAAAGALGLDPAQVVWMNQVHGADVAEVDGPWGDAVVPSVDAIVTARPGLALAVLTADCVPVLLADPVAGVAAAAHAGRPGMVAGVVPAAVAAMVKLGADPARIVARTGPAVCGRCYEVPEAMRAEVAAVEPAAYAETSWGTPAVDVAAGVRAQLERLGVPDIADAGVCTLESRDHYSYRRDRTTGRLAGYVWL, from the coding sequence GTGATAGGACACCGCTTCGACGCGAACGGCGCGCACTTCGCCTTCACCGACCGGTGGGGCGGGGTGAGCGCCGTTCCGTACGAGGAGCTCAACCTCGGCGGAGCGGTCGGGGACGAGCCCGCGGCCGTCCTGGCCAACCGGGCGGCCGCCGCCGGGGCCCTCGGGCTCGACCCGGCGCAGGTGGTCTGGATGAACCAGGTCCACGGCGCCGACGTCGCCGAGGTCGACGGACCGTGGGGGGACGCGGTGGTCCCGTCCGTCGACGCGATCGTCACCGCCCGCCCCGGACTCGCCCTCGCCGTCCTCACCGCGGACTGCGTGCCCGTCCTCCTCGCCGACCCGGTCGCCGGAGTCGCGGCCGCCGCCCACGCCGGGCGGCCCGGGATGGTCGCCGGAGTCGTCCCCGCCGCCGTCGCGGCGATGGTGAAGCTCGGCGCCGACCCCGCCCGGATCGTCGCCCGCACCGGACCCGCCGTCTGCGGCCGCTGCTACGAAGTGCCCGAGGCGATGCGCGCCGAGGTCGCGGCCGTCGAACCGGCCGCGTACGCGGAGACCTCCTGGGGCACCCCCGCCGTCGACGTCGCCGCCGGAGTGCGCGCGCAGTTGGAGCGGCTCGGGGTCCCGGACATCGCGGACGCCGGGGTCTGCACCCTGGAATCGCGCGACCACTACTCGTACCGTCGCGATCGCACCACGGGGCGACTCGCGGGATATGTCTGGTTGTGA
- the ftsZ gene encoding cell division protein FtsZ, with protein sequence MAAPQNYLAVIKVIGVGGGGVNAINRMIEVGLKGVEFIAINTDAQALLMSDADVKLDVGRELTRGLGAGANPAVGRKAAEDHREEIEEVLKGADMVFVTAGEGGGTGTGGAPVVANIARSLGALTIGVVTRPFTFEGRRRANQAEDGIAELREEVDTLIVIPNDRLLSISDRQVSVLDAFKSADQVLLSGVQGITDLITTPGLINLDFADVKSVMSEAGSALMGIGSARGDDRAVAAAEMAISSPLLEASIDGARGVLLSISGGSDLGLFEINEAAQLVSEAAHPEANIIFGAVIDDALGDEVRVTVIAAGFDGGQPPARRDNIIGSVSAKREEPAPAPRITETPRPLGGLGTVAPREEPAPVPVEPAPVVNETPLSAAPPVVPPARPYADSQAEELDVPDFLK encoded by the coding sequence GTGGCAGCACCGCAGAACTACCTCGCAGTCATCAAGGTCATCGGTGTCGGCGGCGGTGGTGTCAATGCCATCAACCGAATGATCGAGGTCGGTCTCAAGGGCGTCGAGTTCATCGCGATCAACACCGACGCGCAAGCGCTGTTGATGAGCGACGCCGACGTCAAGCTCGACGTCGGCCGTGAACTCACCCGCGGCCTCGGGGCCGGGGCCAACCCGGCCGTCGGTCGCAAGGCGGCAGAGGACCACCGTGAGGAGATCGAGGAGGTCCTCAAGGGGGCCGACATGGTCTTCGTCACCGCCGGCGAAGGCGGCGGCACCGGCACCGGCGGCGCGCCCGTCGTCGCCAACATCGCGCGCTCGCTCGGCGCCCTGACGATCGGTGTGGTCACCCGGCCGTTCACCTTCGAGGGCCGCCGTCGCGCCAACCAGGCGGAGGACGGCATCGCCGAGCTCCGCGAAGAGGTCGACACCCTCATCGTCATCCCCAACGACCGGCTGCTCTCGATCTCGGACCGCCAGGTCTCCGTGCTCGACGCCTTCAAGTCGGCCGACCAGGTCCTCCTGAGCGGTGTCCAGGGCATCACCGACCTCATCACCACCCCGGGTCTGATCAACCTCGACTTCGCCGACGTCAAGTCGGTCATGTCCGAGGCCGGTTCGGCGCTCATGGGCATCGGCTCCGCCCGCGGCGACGACCGCGCGGTGGCGGCGGCCGAGATGGCGATCTCCTCGCCGCTCCTGGAGGCCTCCATCGACGGCGCCCGCGGCGTGCTGCTCTCCATCTCCGGCGGCAGCGACCTCGGTCTCTTCGAGATCAACGAGGCCGCGCAGCTGGTCAGCGAGGCGGCCCACCCCGAGGCCAACATCATCTTCGGCGCCGTCATCGACGACGCCCTCGGCGACGAGGTCCGGGTCACCGTCATCGCGGCCGGCTTCGACGGCGGTCAGCCGCCGGCCCGCCGGGACAACATCATCGGCTCGGTCTCGGCCAAGCGCGAGGAGCCGGCCCCGGCCCCCCGCATCACCGAGACCCCCCGCCCGCTGGGCGGCCTCGGTACGGTCGCCCCGCGCGAGGAGCCGGCCCCGGTCCCGGTCGAGCCCGCCCCGGTCGTCAACGAGACCCCGCTGTCGGCCGCTCCGCCGGTCGTCCCGCCGGCCCGTCCGTACGCGGACAGCCAGGCCGAGGAGCTGGACGTCCCGGACTTCCTGAAGTGA
- a CDS encoding cell division protein FtsQ/DivIB, translated as MAAGPTTAEKSGTSKTKGSSERSSGAGTRNRRFRVPAPRVLLVALGLVVLVAGGAWALYGSTWFRVERVKTSGTQVLTPAEVEAVAAVPMGAPLVTVDTDAIAARLRQKLPRIESIDVVRSWPHGIGLKVTERKPVLLVEKGGKFTEVDATGLRFSTVDTAPRGVPLLVLDSASSPSLRRFDADRLLREAVGVRGELPAEIARDARVVRITSYDSVTLELTRGRTVFWGSGEHGPVKARVLTALMKATPKAGHFDVSAPTAPASSGS; from the coding sequence GTGGCAGCGGGACCGACGACCGCGGAGAAGAGCGGGACGAGCAAGACGAAGGGGTCGTCGGAGCGGTCCTCCGGCGCGGGCACCCGGAACCGTCGGTTCCGGGTGCCCGCGCCCCGGGTGCTCCTCGTCGCGCTCGGCCTCGTCGTGCTCGTGGCCGGCGGGGCCTGGGCGCTCTACGGCTCGACCTGGTTCCGTGTAGAACGTGTGAAGACTTCCGGCACGCAGGTCCTGACGCCGGCCGAGGTCGAGGCGGTCGCCGCCGTCCCGATGGGCGCCCCGCTCGTCACCGTCGACACCGACGCGATCGCAGCCCGGCTCCGGCAGAAGCTGCCGCGGATCGAATCGATCGACGTCGTGCGGTCGTGGCCGCACGGAATCGGGCTGAAAGTGACGGAACGGAAGCCCGTTCTTCTTGTCGAAAAGGGCGGAAAATTCACCGAAGTGGACGCGACGGGACTGCGGTTCTCCACCGTCGACACCGCGCCCCGCGGCGTCCCCCTCCTCGTCCTCGACAGCGCCTCCTCCCCGAGCCTCCGCCGCTTCGACGCGGACCGGCTGCTCCGGGAGGCGGTCGGCGTCCGGGGTGAACTCCCCGCGGAAATCGCCCGGGACGCTCGTGTCGTACGCATCACCTCGTACGACTCCGTCACTCTGGAGCTGACCAGGGGCCGAACGGTCTTCTGGGGCAGCGGTGAGCACGGCCCGGTCAAGGCCCGGGTGCTGACCGCCCTCATGAAGGCCACTCCCAAAGCGGGGCACTTCGACGTAAGTGCCCCCACGGCCCCCGCCTCGTCCGGAAGTTGA
- the murG gene encoding undecaprenyldiphospho-muramoylpentapeptide beta-N-acetylglucosaminyltransferase: MHVVLAGGGTAGHIEPALALADALRRQDPSVGITALGTEKGLETRLVPERGYELALIPAVPLPRKPTPELITVPGRLRGTIKAAEQVLERTKADCVVGFGGYVALPGYLAAKRLGVPIVVHEANARPGLANKIGSRYAAGVAVATPDSKLRNARYIGIPLRHTIATLDRARVRPEARAAFGLDPNLPTLLVSGGSQGARRLNEVIQQIAPVLQRSGIQILHAVGPKNEMPRVDNMPGMPPYVPVPYVDRMDLAYAAADMMLCRAGAMTVAELSAVGLPAAYVPLPIGNGEQRLNAQPVVKAGGGLLVDDAELTPQWVQGNVLPVLADPHRLYEMSRSAAEFGRRDADDLLVGMVYEAIAARRQA; encoded by the coding sequence GTGCATGTCGTACTCGCCGGTGGGGGGACCGCCGGCCACATCGAGCCCGCGCTCGCCCTCGCGGACGCCCTGCGCAGGCAGGACCCCAGCGTGGGGATCACGGCGCTCGGCACGGAGAAGGGTCTGGAGACCCGGCTCGTGCCCGAGCGGGGCTACGAGTTGGCGCTCATCCCCGCCGTACCGCTGCCCCGCAAGCCCACCCCCGAGCTGATCACCGTCCCCGGGCGGCTGCGCGGCACGATCAAGGCGGCCGAGCAGGTCCTGGAGCGCACCAAGGCGGACTGCGTGGTCGGCTTCGGCGGCTATGTGGCCCTGCCCGGCTATCTCGCGGCCAAGCGCCTCGGGGTGCCCATCGTGGTCCACGAGGCCAACGCCCGGCCCGGCCTGGCCAACAAGATCGGTTCGCGGTACGCGGCCGGGGTCGCCGTCGCCACCCCGGACAGCAAGCTCCGCAACGCCCGTTACATCGGCATCCCGCTGCGGCACACCATCGCGACCCTCGACCGGGCGCGGGTGCGGCCCGAGGCGCGCGCCGCCTTCGGCCTCGACCCGAACCTGCCGACGCTGCTGGTCTCCGGCGGCTCCCAGGGCGCCCGGCGGCTCAACGAGGTGATCCAGCAGATCGCCCCGGTGCTCCAGCGCTCCGGCATCCAGATCCTGCACGCGGTCGGCCCGAAGAACGAGATGCCGCGCGTCGACAACATGCCCGGTATGCCGCCGTACGTGCCGGTACCGTACGTGGACCGGATGGATCTCGCGTACGCCGCGGCCGACATGATGCTCTGCCGCGCGGGCGCGATGACCGTCGCCGAGCTCTCCGCCGTCGGGCTGCCCGCCGCGTACGTCCCGCTGCCCATCGGCAACGGCGAACAGCGGCTCAACGCCCAGCCGGTGGTGAAGGCCGGCGGTGGACTCCTCGTCGACGACGCGGAGCTGACGCCGCAGTGGGTGCAGGGCAACGTCCTGCCCGTACTGGCCGATCCGCACCGGTTGTACGAGATGTCCCGCTCCGCTGCCGAGTTCGGCCGCCGGGACGCCGACGACCTGCTCGTCGGCATGGTGTACGAGGCGATCGCCGCCCGCCGGCAGGCGTAG
- the ftsW gene encoding putative lipid II flippase FtsW, with protein sequence MPSKIAGTRRPSAAGGGGRAPATPRRARGGGPRGLYERLRKAWDRPLTAYYVIIGAGLLITTLGLVMVYSASMITALRYDLVPSYFFRKQFIAALLGTGLLLIASRMPVKLHRALAYPILVGAVFLMVLVQIPGIGHAVNGNQNWISLGGPFQLQPSEFGKLALILWGADLLARKQDMRLLTQWKHMLVPLVPGAFMLLGLIMLGGDMGTSIILAAILFGLLWTAGAPTRLFVGVLTVAGAIGFLLIKTSDNRMKRFDCIGATDPGGEGAPCLQAAHGIYALASGGWFGSGLGASVEKWGQLPEAHTDFIFAVTGEELGLAGTLSVLALFAALGYAGIRVAGGTEDPFVRFAAGGVTTWITAQAVINIGAVLGLLPIAGVPLPLFSYGGSALLPTMFAVGLLIAFARQEPAAKAALAMRRPGWGKRAGKRWKSMRRRVKKRPSGER encoded by the coding sequence ATGCCGAGCAAGATCGCCGGGACACGCCGGCCCTCCGCCGCAGGCGGCGGAGGGCGGGCCCCCGCGACCCCGCGGCGGGCGCGCGGCGGAGGCCCACGCGGGCTCTACGAGCGGCTCCGCAAGGCCTGGGACCGGCCCCTCACGGCGTACTACGTGATCATCGGCGCGGGGCTGCTCATCACCACGCTCGGCCTGGTGATGGTCTACTCCGCCTCGATGATCACGGCGCTCCGCTACGACCTGGTGCCCTCCTACTTCTTCCGGAAGCAGTTCATCGCCGCGCTCCTCGGCACCGGACTGCTCCTGATCGCCTCCCGGATGCCGGTCAAGCTGCACCGGGCGCTCGCCTACCCGATCCTGGTCGGCGCGGTGTTCCTGATGGTCCTCGTGCAGATCCCCGGGATAGGGCACGCGGTCAACGGCAACCAGAACTGGATCTCCCTCGGCGGCCCCTTCCAGCTCCAGCCCAGCGAGTTCGGCAAGCTGGCGCTGATCCTGTGGGGGGCCGACCTGCTCGCCCGCAAGCAGGACATGCGGCTGCTGACCCAGTGGAAGCACATGCTGGTGCCGCTGGTGCCGGGCGCCTTCATGCTGCTCGGGCTGATCATGCTCGGCGGCGACATGGGCACCTCGATCATCCTCGCGGCCATCCTCTTCGGCCTGCTGTGGACGGCCGGGGCGCCCACCCGGCTCTTCGTCGGCGTCCTCACGGTCGCCGGCGCGATCGGCTTCCTGCTGATCAAGACGAGCGACAACCGGATGAAGCGCTTCGACTGCATCGGAGCGACCGACCCCGGCGGCGAGGGAGCCCCCTGCCTGCAGGCCGCGCACGGAATCTATGCTCTGGCCTCGGGCGGATGGTTCGGTTCCGGACTCGGCGCGAGCGTCGAGAAATGGGGCCAACTCCCTGAAGCACACACCGACTTCATCTTCGCGGTCACCGGTGAGGAACTGGGTCTCGCGGGGACGCTGTCGGTACTCGCCCTGTTCGCGGCTCTAGGCTATGCGGGTATCCGCGTGGCCGGAGGCACGGAGGACCCCTTCGTGAGGTTCGCCGCGGGAGGTGTGACCACCTGGATCACGGCTCAGGCCGTGATCAACATCGGTGCGGTGCTCGGCCTGCTGCCGATCGCCGGTGTCCCGCTCCCGCTGTTCTCCTACGGAGGGTCGGCCCTGCTGCCGACCATGTTCGCCGTCGGGCTCCTCATCGCCTTCGCGCGACAGGAACCCGCCGCGAAAGCGGCCCTGGCCATGCGTCGCCCCGGCTGGGGCAAGCGGGCCGGGAAGAGATGGAAGTCGATGCGACGGCGCGTCAAGAAGCGCCCGTCCGGAGAGCGGTGA
- the murD gene encoding UDP-N-acetylmuramoyl-L-alanine--D-glutamate ligase has product MGSREVTEQLDWNGKKVTVAGLGISGIPAARVLHARGALVTVVNDGDDERSRAQAAELEAEGITVRLGDGATLPAGTELIVTTPGWRPDKPLFTAAAEAGVEVWGDVELAWRLRESPAGRPAAPWLAVTGTNGKTTTVRMLASILEAAGLRTAAVGNIGVSLLDAVLGEQEYDVLAVELSSYQLHWAPSVRAHSAAVLNLAPDHLDWHGTMEAYAADKGRVYEGNQVACVYNVADQVTEDLVREADVEEGCRAIGFTLGTPGPSQLGVVEGILVDRAFVENRQKNAQELAEVADVQPPAPHNIANALAAAALARAFGVEAKAVRDGLKAFRPDPHRIELVEEVQGVTYVDDSKATNTHAAEASLAAYEPIVWIAGGLAKGATFDELVQRSAKRLRGAVLIGADRALIREALARHAPEVPVVDLDRTDTGAMSEAVREAARLAQPGDTVLLAPACASMDMFTNYNKRGEAFADAVRALAATGDA; this is encoded by the coding sequence ATGGGCAGCAGAGAAGTGACAGAACAGCTCGACTGGAACGGCAAGAAGGTCACCGTCGCGGGACTCGGGATCTCCGGCATCCCGGCCGCCCGCGTCCTGCACGCCCGCGGCGCGCTCGTGACCGTCGTCAACGACGGCGACGACGAGCGCTCCCGGGCGCAGGCCGCCGAGCTGGAGGCGGAAGGCATCACCGTCCGCCTCGGCGACGGGGCGACGCTGCCGGCCGGCACCGAGCTGATCGTCACCACCCCCGGCTGGCGGCCCGACAAGCCCCTCTTCACGGCCGCCGCCGAGGCGGGCGTGGAGGTGTGGGGGGACGTCGAGCTGGCCTGGCGCCTGCGTGAGTCCCCTGCGGGAAGACCTGCGGCCCCGTGGCTCGCGGTCACCGGCACCAACGGCAAGACCACCACCGTGCGGATGCTCGCCTCGATCCTGGAGGCGGCCGGTCTGCGGACCGCCGCCGTCGGGAACATCGGCGTCTCGCTCCTCGACGCCGTCCTCGGCGAGCAGGAGTACGACGTGCTCGCCGTCGAGCTCTCCAGCTACCAGCTGCACTGGGCGCCGTCCGTCCGCGCCCACTCGGCCGCCGTGCTCAACCTGGCGCCCGACCACCTCGACTGGCACGGCACCATGGAGGCGTACGCCGCCGACAAGGGCCGCGTCTACGAGGGCAACCAGGTCGCCTGCGTCTACAACGTCGCCGACCAGGTCACCGAGGACCTGGTGCGCGAGGCCGACGTCGAGGAGGGCTGCCGCGCGATCGGCTTCACCCTCGGCACCCCCGGCCCCTCCCAGCTCGGCGTCGTCGAGGGCATCCTCGTCGACCGGGCCTTCGTCGAGAACCGGCAGAAGAACGCCCAGGAGCTCGCCGAGGTCGCCGACGTCCAGCCCCCGGCCCCGCACAACATCGCCAACGCCCTCGCCGCCGCCGCCCTCGCGCGCGCCTTCGGCGTCGAGGCCAAGGCCGTACGGGACGGCCTCAAGGCCTTCCGGCCCGACCCGCACCGCATCGAACTGGTCGAGGAGGTCCAGGGAGTCACGTACGTCGACGACTCCAAGGCCACCAACACCCACGCCGCGGAAGCCTCGTTGGCCGCCTACGAGCCGATCGTCTGGATCGCCGGCGGCCTCGCCAAGGGCGCGACCTTCGACGAGCTCGTCCAGCGGTCGGCGAAGCGCTTGCGCGGCGCCGTCCTGATCGGCGCCGACCGCGCCCTGATCCGCGAAGCCCTGGCGCGACACGCCCCGGAGGTCCCGGTGGTGGACCTCGACCGGACCGACACTGGGGCGATGTCCGAGGCGGTCCGCGAGGCGGCCCGGCTCGCCCAGCCGGGGGACACGGTGCTGCTCGCCCCGGCCTGCGCCTCGATGGACATGTTCACCAACTACAACAAGCGGGGCGAGGCCTTCGCGGACGCCGTCCGCGCCCTCGCCGCCACCGGGGACGCCTGA
- the mraY gene encoding phospho-N-acetylmuramoyl-pentapeptide-transferase: MRQILFAGAIGLFLTLIGTPLLIKLLARKGYGQFIRDDGPRGHAGKKGTPTMGGISFILATLIAYALAKVITGEDPTYSGVLVLFLMAGMGLVGFLDDYIKIVKQRSLGLRAKAKMAGQLIVGIAFAVLALQFADARGNTPASEKLSFITDFGWAIGPVLFVVWALFMILAMSNGVNLTDGLDGLATGASVMVFGAYTFIGLWQFQESCANAITLTNPNACFEVRDPLDLAVVASALMGACFGFLWWNTSPAKIFMGDTGSLALGGALAGLAICSRTELLLALLGGLFVLITMSVVIQVGSFKMTGKRVFRMAPLQHHFELKGWSEVLVVVRFWIIQGMCVIVGLGLFYAGWAAEK; encoded by the coding sequence ATGAGGCAGATCCTCTTCGCGGGGGCCATCGGGCTCTTCCTGACCCTGATCGGCACGCCGCTGCTGATCAAGCTCCTTGCCCGCAAGGGCTACGGGCAGTTCATCCGTGACGACGGCCCGCGCGGTCACGCCGGGAAGAAGGGCACGCCCACCATGGGCGGCATCTCCTTCATCCTGGCCACGCTCATCGCGTACGCGCTGGCCAAGGTCATCACCGGTGAGGACCCGACGTACTCGGGCGTCCTGGTGCTGTTCCTCATGGCCGGCATGGGCCTGGTGGGCTTCCTCGACGACTACATCAAGATCGTCAAGCAGCGTTCGCTCGGTCTGCGGGCCAAGGCGAAGATGGCCGGCCAGCTGATCGTCGGCATCGCCTTCGCCGTGCTCGCGCTGCAGTTCGCGGACGCGCGCGGGAACACCCCGGCATCCGAGAAGCTCTCCTTCATCACGGACTTCGGCTGGGCCATCGGTCCGGTGCTCTTCGTGGTCTGGGCGCTCTTCATGATCCTGGCCATGTCCAACGGCGTGAACCTGACGGACGGTCTGGACGGTCTGGCCACCGGCGCCTCGGTGATGGTCTTCGGCGCGTACACCTTCATCGGGCTCTGGCAGTTCCAGGAGTCCTGTGCCAACGCGATCACGCTGACCAACCCCAACGCCTGCTTCGAGGTCCGCGACCCGCTCGACCTCGCGGTCGTGGCCTCCGCGCTGATGGGCGCCTGCTTCGGCTTCCTCTGGTGGAACACCTCGCCCGCCAAGATCTTCATGGGTGACACCGGCTCGCTCGCCCTCGGCGGCGCCCTCGCCGGTCTCGCCATCTGCTCCCGTACGGAGCTCCTGCTGGCCCTGCTCGGCGGCCTGTTCGTGCTGATCACGATGTCCGTGGTCATCCAGGTCGGCTCGTTCAAGATGACCGGCAAGCGCGTCTTCCGGATGGCGCCCCTCCAGCACCACTTCGAACTCAAGGGGTGGTCCGAGGTCCTGGTCGTCGTCCGGTTCTGGATCATCCAGGGCATGTGCGTGATCGTGGGCCTGGGCCTCTTCTACGCGGGATGGGCAGCAGAGAAGTGA